One genomic region from Nymphaea colorata isolate Beijing-Zhang1983 chromosome 10, ASM883128v2, whole genome shotgun sequence encodes:
- the LOC116262166 gene encoding transcription factor MYB3-like, which produces MAADSDTKKFVSRNTLVGKKEVNRGAWTAEEDEKLSRYIKEHGKTKWTLVPVKAGLNRCGRSCRLRWLNYLRPDIKRGNFSDQEEDLIIRLHNLLGNRWSLIAGRLPGRTDNEIKNYWNTHLSKKLKLKRQQKHDKEMPNRDSPHKHVSVERVSSRKGKRLNGGENIQQYLSELEDLVISDLDLEHFFSFPEEEPISSSSSLCDNFQHFVLDMVNTQGYNGGIERHGNDCNFGLEWLKYMYDCDAELGCPDLFQ; this is translated from the exons ATGGCTGCCGACAGTGACACAAAGAAATTCGTGTCGAGAAACACGCTGGTAGGTAAAAAGGAAGTAAACAGAGGGGCATGGACGGCGGAAGAAGATGAGAAGTTGTCTCGCTACATCAAAGAACACGGAAAGACTAAATGGACACTCGTCCCGGTTAAAGCAG GACTGAACCGGTGTGGAAGAAGTTGCAGACTGAGGTGGTTGAACTACTTGAGGCCCGATATCAAAAGGGGGAACTTCTCTGATCAAGAAGAGGATCTGATCATAAGGCTTCATAATCTCCTTGGGAACAG ATGGTCATTGATTGCGGGAAGGCTTCCCGGACGAACAGACAACGAGATTAAAAACTACTGGAACACTCATTTGAGTAAAAAACTGAAGCTAAAGCGGCAGCAGAAGCATGACAAAGAAATGCCAAATAGGGATTCACCACATAAGCATGTCTCCGTGGAAAGAGTTTCCAGCAGGAAGGGAAAGCGATTAAATGGAGGAGAAAACATTCAACAATATCTTAGCGAACTCGAAGATCTGGTGATCAGTGATCTCGATCTCGAACATTTCTTCAGTTTCCCAGAGGAAGAGCccatctcctcttcttccagTCTATGTGACAACTTTCAGCACTTTGTCCTTGACATGGTGAACACGCAAGGATACAATGGAGGCATTGAAAGGCATGGAAATGATTGTAATTTTGGTTTAGAATGGCTGAAGTATATGTACGATTGTGATGCGGAGTTGGGATGCCCAGATTTATTTCAGTAG
- the LOC116262167 gene encoding uncharacterized mitochondrial protein AtMg00810-like, producing MKSEIKALEENNAWSLTLCPAGATLIDCKWVFKAKYRVDGSVEGKKAWLVAKGYAHVKGNSQEQLNQLKEYLNSIFHMKDLCELKYFLGIELSRSKQGIYLCQREETGCIGVRPIQIPMGQQKYIGTEDGELLEDPAMYGQLVGRLIYLTVT from the exons ATGAAATCTGAAATAAAGGCACTGGAAGAGAACAACGCTTGGTCTCTTACACTTTGTCCTGCTGGAGCTACACTCATCGACTGCAAGTGGGTTTTCAAAGCAAAGTATAGAgtagatggaagtgttgaaggGAAAAAGGCATGGTTGGTAGCCAAAGGCTATGCACATGTTAAAG GGAACTCTCAAGAACAACTAAATCAGCTAAAGGAATACTTGAACAGTATATTTCACATGAAAGATCTTTGtgaattgaaatattttttgggaattgaattGTCAAGGTCCAAGCAAGGCATTTACCTCTGTCAACGGGAGGAAACAGGTTGTATTGGTGTTAGGCCTATACAAATACCTATGGGACAGCAGAAATATATTGGAACAGAGGATGGGGAACTGCTGGAAGATCCTGCTATGTACGGACAGCTTGTAGGAAGGCTAATCTACCTTACAGTAACCTGA